Proteins encoded within one genomic window of Gallus gallus isolate bGalGal1 chromosome 1, bGalGal1.mat.broiler.GRCg7b, whole genome shotgun sequence:
- the LOC121107180 gene encoding polycystic kidney disease and receptor for egg jelly-related protein-like: MATLLFLLQLLTFSQQALRASSPRMQPPPLVVTCLGAHGRGSQGRSSEGWLSCPANGTLKLRYQPAPGARVAAESSGRQPPSPPHCLWYLNSVWVKNSSLWSGQVTLQTGLSPGSALWPVASHLVTVQCSSASCAAPECLYRNLSLEMSAAKWATQKSAHAYRDRTRSTACLFHCSAFPLDPGKHRGFVAKVNSALSGLTPALPRVSASTEPALLHQEAACKLNSVTIQKPPLHTSVIHQKKGTTFYLRARVLVDCSLRVSIKPKWIFYAVKDMKTNPDWDRPLDISSLHGVHTVQLTVPSWTLDYGMYQVYFTASVYVLGTKRSFSKTDRIFLEIERTNLVASIAGGVFRTVSFFDNWTLDGSVSYDPDSAERLKGITFTWYCTKKLSDYESMRIGAGNKCHPAQRDLRWLTPSGAVQVVAPESLPGNAVYHFRLVIQKDRRKSYADQSVSVQSGFSPLLDVACLENCGSTVIPTERFTLSGKCLNCRTSSQPVYHWSLWLENSTEISFDWSSRTSTGRSGAYLSIHALTFTSTADQSYILLLKVTTWGGRSSLYRYAFKVNSPPRAGKCSISPHRGTAFLTKFVVQCSGFSDSNLPLTYKVIVASDVSKTAKINSVEDNTFGTILYFGYQPRMPPSLLPVGVPSWRYTLTLYVQVCDSLGAFTQLSLHVRAQNPVKSRPLAAVFHDLLASVSGSSAPMTAYLQTGDYFNAGYLAYLAASVLNYIEAAPTLQISKAQLRESLAKTALNISVESTMEINQVVASLFQVTEQPEEVNVRSQEIAITKLTEVTGVLKTQRNESHWSEQTEIQTSGILRCLSNILRAALLRRRNVNVGAVTQVFSIMENFRNCNSHLGLQNGRDQG; this comes from the exons ATGGCCAcgctcctttttctcctccagctgctcacGTTTTCCCAGCAAGCCCTGCGAGCCTCCTCTCCGCGTATGCAGCCGCCCCCCCTGGTGGTCACCTGCCTCGGGGCTCACGGGCGCGGCTCCCAAGGGCGCAGCAGCGAGGGGTGGCTCTCCTGCCCGGCGAATGGCACCTTGAAACTGCGTTACCAGCCAGCCCCGGGAGCAAGAGTGGCGGCGGAGAGCAGCGGGAGGCAGCCTCCCTCCCCGCCGCACTGCCTCTGGTACCTGAATTCGGTTTGGGTGAAGAACAGCTCGCTCTGGTCAGGCCAAGTCACGCTCCAGACAGGCCTCTCCCCGGGAAGCGCTCTTTGGCCCGTGGCCTCCCATCTCGTTACAGTGCAGTGCTCATCTGCCTCGTGCGCTGCACCCGAGTGCCTGTACCGCAACTTGAGCCTCGAGATGTCAGCAGCAAAATGGGCCACCCAGAAGAGCGCACATGCGTACCGTGATCGCACGAGAAGCACGGCCTGTTTGTTCCATTGCTCTGCTTTCCCCTTGGATCCAGGGAAACACCGAGGATTCGTGGCAAAAGTGAACAGTGCCCTAAGTGGACTGACGCCGGCTCTCCCACGAGTCAGTGCTTCAACAGAACCAGCACTGCTTCACCAGGAAGCTGCCTGCAAATTAAACTCGGTTACAATTCAAAAGCCTCCTCTTCACACCTCTGTCATACATCAGAAAAAGGGTACAACGTTCTACCTGCGTGCCAGAGTGCTGGTGGACTGCAGCCTCCGCGTGTCCATAAAGCCTAAGTGGATATTCTATGCTGTTAAGGACATGAAAACTAATCCAGACTGGGATAGACCTTTAGATATATCATCACTGCACGGCGTACACACAGTACAGTTAACGGTTCCCAGCTGGACTCTGGATTATGGAATGTATCAGGTCTATTTCACTGCTTCAGTATATGTGCTCGGGACCAAAAGATCCTTCAGCAAGACAGACAGAATTTTTCTCGAGATAGAGAGAACTAATCTCGTGGCAAGTATTGCAGGAGGCGTCTTCCGCACAGTGAGCTTTTTTGATAATTGGACTCTTGATGGCTCTGTGTCCTATGACCCCGATTCAGCGGAACGACTAAAGGGAATCACGTTTACTTGGTACTGCACTAAAAAGCTGTCGGACTATGAAAGCATGAGGATCGGTGCGGGAAATAAATGTCATCCAGCCCAGAGGGATTTGAGGTGGCTGACGCCTTCAGGAGCTGTTCAAGTGGTAGCACCGGAATCCCTCCCAGGAAACGCTGTCTACCACTTTCGTTTAGTCATTCAGAAGGACCGAAGAAAGAGCTATGCCGACCAAAGCGTAAGCGTGCAGTCTGGCTTCTCGCCTCTTCTGGATGTGGCGTGCCTTGAGAACTGTGGCAGCACTGTAATTCCGACGGAGAGGTTTACGTTGTCAGGCAAATGCCTCAACTGTCGAACAAGCAGCCAGCCAGTGTACCACTGGTCGCTGTGGCTGGAAAATTCTACAGAAATTAGCTTTGACTGGTCTTCCAGAACCTCAACGGGCAGGTCCGGTGCTTACCTTTCTATACATGCTCTGACTTTTACCAGTACTGCAGATCAATCGTACATACTGCTACTAAAAGTGACTACCTGGGGCGGTAGGTCATCGCTCTACAGATATGCATTTAAAGTAAATTCTCCACCCAGGGCTGGCAAGTGTAGCATCAGCCCCCACCGGGGTACGGCTTTCCTGACCAAATTTGTTGTCCAGTGCAGTGGGTTTTCTGACAGCAACTTACCTCTGACATACAAAGTCATAGTGGCTTCCGACGTATCCAAAACTGCCAAAATTAACTCGGTGGAGGACAACACGTTTGGCACAATTCTGTACTTTGGCTATCAGCCTAGAAtgcctccatccctcctcccagTCGGTGTACCCTCTTGGAGGTATACGCTGACACTGTACGTTCAAGTGTGTGATTCTCTGGGGGCATTTACCCAACTGAGTCTGCATGTCAGAGCACAGAACCCAGTGAAAAGTCGACCACTGGCTGCTGTGTTCCATGATCTGCTTGCCTCCGTGAGTGGTTCAAGTGCGCCCATGACAGCTTATCTCCAGACCGGAGACTATTTTAATGCGGGTTATTTGGCTTACCTTGCAGCCTCTGTCCTAAACTACATTGAAGCTGCACCGACTCTCCAGATATCCAAGGCTCAGTTGAGGGAAAGCCTGGCTAAGACAGCCCTGAATATTTCGGTTGAGAGCACGATGGAAATTAACCAAGTAGTAGCCTCTCTTTTTCAAGTCACAGAGCAACCTGAGGAAGTGAACGTTCGATCGCAAGAGATTGCCATTACAAAACTGACGGAAGTAACTGGAGTGTTGAAAACACAGAGGAATGAGAGCCACTGGTCTGAACAGACAGAAATTCAGACGAGTGGAATACTAAGGTGCTTGTCCAACATCCTGAGAGCTGCTCTTCTGCGTCGCAGGAATGTCAATGTTGGTGCAGTCACCCAAGTCTTCTCCATCATGGAAA ACTTCAGAAATTGCAACAGCCATCTTGGGCTTCAAAATGGCAGAGACCAAGGCTAA